In Fervidobacterium thailandense, the genomic stretch TGAAAACGGAATACTGAAGAAGTCAAGCTGCGAGAGCAGCGGGGATGATGTTTTGGCAAAGCTGAGAAAAACAGTGTTTTTGCGAGCCGAAGGAGATTTCAAAGACCGAAATTCTTGCTGAAGACCGAGCAGTATACCCTTTAGTATCGTACTCTAATCATATCGTCGAACAGACTCCGAATATTTTGGTCGTTTCCAAACTCAGAATTGCGCGCTTACTTTCCACAGAAAACCATCTTCACCGTAAGAAATGGATGCATTTAGGAATGGGAAGGAAATGCCTCCCCCGAAGATCCACTTTCCTTCCTTTTGAGACAATCCCACGTACAACAGGTTGCTCAAAGGAAGGGCCAATCCAAACTCGTAATCGAAACTTCCTTCGAGAGCGCCCTTAATACTCTTGAGTAGAAAGTAAAAGTAAAAATAACCGTTTTCGTATGACTCGAGTTTAAGTCGCAGTTGAGCGTCCAACCAGTCTGGATTTTCAACGATGGATAGTGCACCATTTTTGATTTCTAAAAGCCTTGTGTGAATGTAAGAGAGCTCAAAACGACTCCAAGAATTAACAAGTTTATCCGTCTTACGCATGGAAACCAAACCGGCTGATACTTTCAAATCGGAGTAGCTTCCAAGGTTGAATATCTCACTTGAACTGGTCTTCCCGGAAATTCCTAAGTACACGCTTCCAAGGTTCACACCTGCCGCAAGGTATAACTCTTCACCGAACAAGAGGTTACCACTGTTAAAAGTGGCGACTGTACCTGCCGAGAAATTCAAACCGAATCCCGAAATGTGACCCTCAAGCCCCGCAGAAAAGCTGCTTGAATAGTGAGGTAGAACGGTTGCCCTTACATAGTAAGTCTGAGCGATCGCACTCCCAGGATCCGAAGCGTTAACTAAGGAATTCGTGAAAAGGTTACCGAATGTTGTGGAGAACAATAGGAGGACGAGAATTAAAACAGCAGCGCTCTTCATAAACTTTCACCTCCGTGAATTTTGCATCAGACATTTATTTTTGATGCTTCTCTATTAATGTTAGATCGCCGACCTGCAGAAAAAGTTCATCCAAGTTTTTAAGAAATCCGAGCCTGTTCAGTCTAATGTCTTCTTCATCGACCATAACAAAAACTTTATCGAAGTAAGCATCTATAAACGGTCGAAGCTTTATGAACTTATCCAAAGCTTCTTTGTAATTCAAGTGCTTTAACGCCTCAAATACCTTCACCTTGGTGTCCAGGTACTTCTCAAACAGTGTTTTCTCCTCTTCCTGAACGAATTTAGCCGCATCGAAATGTGTGGAATTATGCTTCTTACTGATGTTGTGCACCCTCTCAAAGCCAACTATCAGATGCTCGAAGTCCTCGGTCCCAACAAGTGAGGCTATTGCCTTTGCCGATAGGATTCCACGAATTGGTACTTTCCATAAGTGCTTTGTTGCGCGCGCGATATCGTACCTGATGTTCGAATTGTAGAGTTCAAATCGTGTTTCAAAGAATTCAACAAGCTGCTGCGGTAATTCCTTCCCGAGTAATTTGCAAGCCTCCTTTAGAAGCTGTTCAACGTCTATCTGCCATTCGAACTTTTCGATGATCTTGAAAATATCATCCACCTTACTTCTCAAACCGTACGGATCCTTCGAACCTGTAGGAATGTTTCCAATCAAGAAGTTGCCAACAATCGTATCGATTCTGTCAGCAATGCCCACAACCGCACCGGTGACCGTGTCCGGATCCGACGAGTAATGTTCTTCTATACCGAATGCAACTTCCCGTGGCTCTCCATCTTTGAGCGCGTAAATTCGACCCATCGTTCCCTGGAGCTCTGGGAACTCGTAAACAACGTGGGAACCGATGTCGGCTTTACATAGCCTTGCTGTTCTTAATATTTTATCACTTAGCTTGTGCATTCCCAAAGCCTCTATTATAAATTCTGAGAGTTTTTCGACCCTCAGAACCTTGTCGTGAAGTGTTCCAAGCTCTTTTTGGAAAACGATTTCTTTTAGTTTCTCATTGAACGTCTCCAGCGGAACTTTGACGTCCTTTTCGTAATAGTATCTCGCGTCTTCCAACCGCGCGTTGATTACCCTCTCGTATCCTTTTCGCGCGTTGTCTTTGACATCACTCGGTTTATCTATAAAAGCAACAAAAGTGTTCGTCAACTTACAGTCTTTGTGCGTTGTGAAGGCTCGCTGATGATGCTTTATCGTTGTTCTAATGAGTTCCTCCGGGAGTTCCATGAACTTGGTATCAAACGTTCCAGATATCAGTTTCGGGTATTCAGTCAAAATAGCGACTTCCTCTATGAGTTCTTCGTCTTTGTCCACCGTTAAGCCATTTTTTTCAAACTCCAGAAGCTGAGATTTTATAAATTCTATGCGTTGGTTCATCACGGGTATTACGTAAAATTCTCTCATCTTGTTCAGATAATCATCGACGCTCGATACCTCAAAGTACTCGTCTTTGACGAACCGATGGCCAACCGTCTTGTTCGAACTTTTCAGACCAAACAACTCGAACTCAACGACCTCGCCGTTGAATATCGCCAGTACATGGTGTGGTATGCGCACGAACTCGTATTTACCGCTACCCCACTTCATCGGCTTTCTGAACCGGAGAGCTTCGATCATCTTCGGGATAACTGTTCTCAAGAGCTCCTTTGCCGTTAGGCCTTCCAACTTCTTTTGCACGTACACGTAATTTTCAACGACTTTAACGTCCTCCAAGCTGGCGCCGGCTGATTTCAGGAACCCGAGCAATGCCTTCGTTGGTTGTCCGTTCACGTCGTACGCGATCTGAACCGATGGTCCTTTTTTCTCAATAACCTTGTCGGCAGACCTTTCCGGAAGTCCGCGGAGATAAAATCCCAAACGTCTCGGTGCGAGTATCAAAACCTTCTCATCGAACGTTAACCCTTCCTCGACGATGTATTTGTCGATCAGTTCATCCAGTTGCGCCAAAATTCCGTGAACTTCCGTCGTTGGAAGTTCTTCTACACCGATTTCAAGTAGGAATTCGTTTTTGGTATTCATTACTCCTCACCCTCCATTTCGAGAAAGAGCTTTGCGCATCTGGTAGCCATGCTGCGGATTTCTCTGATGTAGGATTGTCTTTGCGCAACGCTGATCGCGTTACGAGCATCGAGCAAGTTGAACGTGTGCGAACATTTCAAGAGCTGTTCGTAAGCCGGGAAAAGAAGCCCGCTACCTATGAGTTCCTCGAACTCTTCTTTGTACATATCGTACATCTTAAAGAGGCGTTCCGTGTTCGCTTTCTCGAAATTGTATATCGAAAACTGGCGCTCGTTTTCTTTGAAAAGTTCACCGTATTTTACATCTTTGCTCCACATCACGTCGAACACGTTGTCGACACCTTGCAAGTACATCGCGATCCTTTCTATACCGTAGGTTATCTCAAGCGGTATTTCCTTCAAGTTCAATCCACCGACTTGCTGGAAGTACGTGAACTGTGTAATTTCCATACCATCGAGCCAAACTTCCCATCCGATACCCCAAGCCCCGAGCGTGGGAGATTCCCAGTTGTCCTCAACAAACCTTATGTCGTGCTCCTCGGGCTTTATACCCAGCGCCCTCAGCGATTCGAGGTAAACCTCCTGCGACCTTTCCGGATGGGGTTTCATGATAACTTGGTACTGCAAAAACCTTTGCATCCTGTTCGGATTCTCCCCGTAACGTCCATCGGTAGGCCTTCTACTCGGCTGGACGAACGCAACGTTCCAAGGCCTTTTCCTCAGTACCCCGAAGAACGTCGAGGTGTGGAAGGTTCCAGCACCCATCTCCATATCGTACGGTTGTTCGATGAAGCATCCTTGGCTTGCCCAAAATTCGTCTAAGGTTTTTATCACGTCTTGCAAGTACATGGTACCCTTCCTCCTCTCGGATATTTCAAAGCTTCTCATTTTCATTGTGTTCGTTTTATTTCCACACCTTTTCCAACAAGACAGCCCACAATGGTAGCGTTAGGAGTGAAAGCAGAGTACTCAATGCCACGGATATTCCAGCCTTTCCTGCCGCATCACGTTTGAACGCACTCACCACTACTACACTGTTTACCCCAATTGGCATCGCACACTCGAGGATGAAAACTTTTGATTCGAGACTGTTAAGACGCAAAGTATTTGACATGTTCATCAGCAAAGTTAGGGAAAACATTATCATTGGTATGACTACCAAACGCTCAAGGCTCACTAAAGCGTAGGTTTTCAGATCCTCTCTGTTGAACTCTATCCTTGCGATGGCAAGTCCCACTTGGAATAAAAGGAATGGGATAGCCATTTCTTTCAACCACATAAAGTAGCTTAAAACACCATTCGGAAGTTGCCTATACGAAATACCCAACTTCCCAAATAACCAACCAACAGCCATGGCGTAGATGAACGGTAACTTAAAGATGTTTCTGATTTCAAGTCTACCACTGATGAACGCTGGTAGCAAAGTACTTCCGAACAAAACATTTACAAAAGAGTACACAACTCCAAGTGCAAGTCCCGGTTCACCCCAAAGGGCGAGCAACACAGGGTACCCCAAATACCCGGAGTTCACATACACATTTCCCGTAAAGATAATTTCTCTGTCCCCCGGGTGAAGCTTAGAGCTAACGAAAGAGATAACAAACATCAAGAAGAAACCAAAAGCGAACTTCAACAAAATCTCGTATTCGGGCGTGTAATCGTTCACAAAAGCGTATGTAATGACCGGAGCCATTAACCACGTGGCTACCTTGGTGAAAAGATCAATTCCAACGTTCTTAAAGACCTTCCCGTACACAAAACCTGTGAATATCATGAGAAACGACGGTAGTACGGCGTTAAACGCACTCTTGAGCAGATTTTCCACCCCTGCTTCCAACATGCTTCAATACCTCAGTACACCTTTATGTGCTTGCTCACCAGTTTAAACTCATATCGATCATCAACGAAAGTAGGAAAATTGGAGCGTTGTTACCAGGTTCCGGTCGTAATATTGGGCGTTTCGTTTGGTCGTTTTCGACGTTGACTGGAACGGAACGGTTCCAAACATAACCAAGTTGAGTGGTTAATTTTAAAGTCAACCAATTAAACACTTTACAAGGAATCAACGCACTGAGGATTAACCTACGCTCTAACGTGGGCTCGCTCAAAAGATGAGTTCCCGCTGGCGGATTCGAATACTCTCCCCACGCATTCACAGGGGACCGCTCGCCAAGCAGCACATATTCCACTCCGAATTTCGCACCACGTATTCCAAACATGCTTTCAGGCTCGTACTCGAGGTTGAACGCAACGTTGTTCTCACCGTACTTGTAGCCCATGTAGAGGAGCTCTAAGGGTAATATGGTATCCTTTCCATCCTGCTGCTTGTACCGAAAATCGGTGTAAACGGTGTAGCCATAAAATTTGTTATTTCCAAACTCCCCGGAAGGTTGAAATGTGTACTTGGTCGCACCTGCGTGGTAAAACGCCAAACGGCCATAAATTGTATCGAATCGTGTCCCCAAGCTCCAAGCTATTTTATCGGGATTTTGAAATTCGTTGGGTTTGAGGAATCTATTCATGTTTATATCGTCAATAAGTAGTTGCGAGTAAGCGTAAAAACCTTGGACCTTGTAATCGGCAAAGAAGCCCATAATAAAATTCGATTCCCCGATTCCTTCTGCGTATGGGCGCCCGGCATCGTTCACGTACTGAATGAAAAACCCCGGAGCTGGGTTAGCGAAAAACTCAAAGTTAAAAGCCTTTCCAACGTAGACGTTGACCTCCTCATAGCCAAACCTGAAATTCCCCACCTTCAGGGCGTAGGATTTAAAGTTTGCCCCTCTGAACCGTTCCTGAGCAGGAAGACCGTCGCTTTTCAAGTTCGTCAGCTCGGTCCATCTGGAGATGTAAATGAACCGTTCGTCTTCGTATTTGAGTTCGATAAAGTTTCGCGGCAAGTGAGTTGGAGAGACAAATAAAGAATAAGGTGAGTCAACCAAATCACCGCGCTGCCCTTTCCCCAAAGTCACACAGAGTGGATTGAGGTTAAAGGTTACGTAGTTGTTGCCAAAATCGAAGTAAAAACCTGCGTAATAGCTATCCATGAACGGATCCGAATAGTGCCGATCATTCTTGGCCAGCACAGAGATGTTAAAGTCCAAATTAGCGGTCCTATGAACTATCAAGAACCTAACTTCAGTGCTCGTAGTAGCCGAATATCCGTTATAAAGACCGAATAACGAATCACCAAGCTTGAAACTGGTGGCTACGTTGAACGTTAGGGCGTATGAAAAGGCGCTAACGAGTAGAAAAATCCAACTGATGCTCCCGATTTTCCGTATCGGTTTGCCGTG encodes the following:
- the glyS gene encoding glycine--tRNA ligase subunit beta, with translation MNTKNEFLLEIGVEELPTTEVHGILAQLDELIDKYIVEEGLTFDEKVLILAPRRLGFYLRGLPERSADKVIEKKGPSVQIAYDVNGQPTKALLGFLKSAGASLEDVKVVENYVYVQKKLEGLTAKELLRTVIPKMIEALRFRKPMKWGSGKYEFVRIPHHVLAIFNGEVVEFELFGLKSSNKTVGHRFVKDEYFEVSSVDDYLNKMREFYVIPVMNQRIEFIKSQLLEFEKNGLTVDKDEELIEEVAILTEYPKLISGTFDTKFMELPEELIRTTIKHHQRAFTTHKDCKLTNTFVAFIDKPSDVKDNARKGYERVINARLEDARYYYEKDVKVPLETFNEKLKEIVFQKELGTLHDKVLRVEKLSEFIIEALGMHKLSDKILRTARLCKADIGSHVVYEFPELQGTMGRIYALKDGEPREVAFGIEEHYSSDPDTVTGAVVGIADRIDTIVGNFLIGNIPTGSKDPYGLRSKVDDIFKIIEKFEWQIDVEQLLKEACKLLGKELPQQLVEFFETRFELYNSNIRYDIARATKHLWKVPIRGILSAKAIASLVGTEDFEHLIVGFERVHNISKKHNSTHFDAAKFVQEEEKTLFEKYLDTKVKVFEALKHLNYKEALDKFIKLRPFIDAYFDKVFVMVDEEDIRLNRLGFLKNLDELFLQVGDLTLIEKHQK
- a CDS encoding glycine--tRNA ligase subunit alpha — translated: MYLQDVIKTLDEFWASQGCFIEQPYDMEMGAGTFHTSTFFGVLRKRPWNVAFVQPSRRPTDGRYGENPNRMQRFLQYQVIMKPHPERSQEVYLESLRALGIKPEEHDIRFVEDNWESPTLGAWGIGWEVWLDGMEITQFTYFQQVGGLNLKEIPLEITYGIERIAMYLQGVDNVFDVMWSKDVKYGELFKENERQFSIYNFEKANTERLFKMYDMYKEEFEELIGSGLLFPAYEQLLKCSHTFNLLDARNAISVAQRQSYIREIRSMATRCAKLFLEMEGEE
- a CDS encoding AEC family transporter yields the protein MLEAGVENLLKSAFNAVLPSFLMIFTGFVYGKVFKNVGIDLFTKVATWLMAPVITYAFVNDYTPEYEILLKFAFGFFLMFVISFVSSKLHPGDREIIFTGNVYVNSGYLGYPVLLALWGEPGLALGVVYSFVNVLFGSTLLPAFISGRLEIRNIFKLPFIYAMAVGWLFGKLGISYRQLPNGVLSYFMWLKEMAIPFLLFQVGLAIARIEFNREDLKTYALVSLERLVVIPMIMFSLTLLMNMSNTLRLNSLESKVFILECAMPIGVNSVVVVSAFKRDAAGKAGISVALSTLLSLLTLPLWAVLLEKVWK